In a single window of the Synergistaceae bacterium genome:
- a CDS encoding amidohydrolase — protein sequence MSCESHKGQGQQYDTENSPSGVIEEDLTMGINFLSEAEKLRGRLTEIRKEFHRIPEIGDNEFHTADLIEHYLDMAGIPHRRAINTGIIARVDGKLPGEHCAVRSDIDALPVTEATGCDFASQNPGMMHACGHDVHITGALGAAMILQSHRDELPGTVTFIFQPNEEGDGGAKRMIDAGCLDGVSAVFGCHVDPALPAGHVGIKYGDFYAASATWKLTVIGKSAHGAQRDKGIDSIEAASHIVPEILRIPGGVVSVGKFHAGTANNILAGKAELAGIIRTYGLDKRSAMCRELETVCADVAGRFGAKSECVITDSCVGVVNDNDKLTALCERSARETFGGERVDIISKPLFISEDFGSYILARTGCFYHIGAGCEYPLHSDKFLPLPDAIITASAMHSMSAYNYNKTGGSNN from the coding sequence ATGTCCTGCGAGAGTCATAAAGGACAAGGACAGCAGTACGACACAGAAAACAGCCCTTCAGGAGTCATTGAGGAAGATTTGACGATGGGAATAAATTTTCTTTCTGAGGCGGAAAAACTCCGGGGCAGACTCACGGAAATACGCAAAGAATTTCACCGTATTCCCGAAATCGGCGACAATGAATTTCACACCGCTGACCTAATCGAACACTATTTAGACATGGCCGGAATACCTCACAGACGAGCCATCAACACTGGAATCATTGCGAGGGTTGACGGGAAATTGCCGGGTGAACACTGCGCTGTAAGGTCGGACATTGACGCATTGCCCGTTACGGAGGCCACCGGGTGCGATTTCGCGTCTCAGAATCCCGGAATGATGCACGCCTGCGGCCATGACGTACACATCACGGGGGCATTAGGCGCGGCAATGATTCTACAGTCTCACAGGGACGAGCTTCCCGGCACTGTAACATTCATATTCCAGCCGAACGAGGAAGGCGACGGCGGAGCAAAACGCATGATTGACGCGGGATGTCTTGACGGCGTGTCGGCGGTTTTCGGGTGCCATGTTGACCCGGCATTACCTGCGGGGCATGTCGGCATAAAGTACGGGGATTTCTACGCGGCTTCGGCTACGTGGAAATTGACGGTCATCGGCAAATCCGCTCACGGCGCGCAGAGGGACAAAGGCATAGACAGCATAGAGGCGGCCTCGCACATTGTCCCGGAAATTTTACGCATACCGGGCGGAGTCGTCAGTGTCGGGAAATTTCACGCAGGGACGGCGAATAACATTCTCGCGGGAAAAGCAGAGTTAGCCGGAATTATACGGACATACGGACTCGATAAACGTTCGGCCATGTGCAGAGAGCTTGAGACGGTCTGCGCTGACGTTGCCGGGAGATTCGGCGCGAAATCTGAATGTGTCATTACAGACTCATGCGTGGGAGTCGTCAACGACAACGACAAACTCACAGCCCTATGCGAACGTTCAGCGCGTGAGACTTTCGGCGGTGAAAGAGTCGACATCATCAGCAAGCCGCTTTTCATCAGCGAGGATTTCGGGAGCTATATTCTTGCGCGTACAGGGTGCTTCTACCATATCGGCGCGGGGTGTGAATATCCGCTCCATTCCGATAAATTTCTCCCTTTGCCTGACGCAATCATAACGGCCTCGGCTATGCATTCAATGTCAGCATACAACTATAACAAGACAGGAGGCAGCAACAATTGA
- the dapD gene encoding 2,3,4,5-tetrahydropyridine-2,6-dicarboxylate N-acetyltransferase: protein MDAQEIIRYIADAKKVTPVKIYLREKSPVDFSGTNAKIFGASDKIIFGDWSELQPVIESNRDSIADIVIENSSRNSAIPLLDLKDIPARIEPGAIIRENATIGRNSVIMMGAVINIGAVVGEGTMIDMNAVLGGRATVGKNCHIGAGAVLAGVIEPASAKPVVVEDNVLVGANAVVIEGVRIGEGSVVAAGAVVIEDVPPGKVVAGCPARVIKDKDSSTTQKTALQESLRKI from the coding sequence ATGGACGCTCAAGAGATAATCAGATACATAGCAGACGCAAAGAAAGTTACACCCGTGAAAATATATCTCCGGGAAAAATCCCCGGTAGACTTCAGCGGGACAAACGCAAAAATTTTCGGTGCTTCCGACAAAATCATATTCGGCGACTGGTCAGAGCTTCAGCCCGTAATAGAGTCAAACCGCGACTCAATCGCTGATATTGTCATCGAGAACTCATCACGGAACAGCGCAATCCCCCTTCTTGACCTCAAAGACATTCCCGCACGAATCGAGCCGGGCGCGATAATCCGCGAAAATGCGACAATCGGCAGAAATTCCGTCATCATGATGGGAGCTGTGATAAATATCGGGGCTGTTGTCGGCGAGGGGACAATGATAGACATGAACGCCGTACTCGGAGGCCGTGCCACTGTCGGCAAAAACTGCCACATAGGCGCGGGGGCAGTCTTGGCGGGAGTGATTGAGCCTGCAAGCGCAAAGCCCGTAGTCGTTGAGGATAATGTTCTTGTCGGGGCTAATGCTGTCGTCATTGAGGGCGTAAGAATCGGTGAAGGCTCTGTAGTCGCTGCGGGTGCTGTCGTGATTGAGGATGTCCCCCCCGGAAAAGTCGTAGCGGGATGTCCTGCGAGAGTCATAAAGGACAAGGACAGCAGTACGACACAGAAAACAGCCCTTCAGGAGTCATTGAGGAAGATTTGA
- the dapB gene encoding 4-hydroxy-tetrahydrodipicolinate reductase: MKIIINGAGGKMGHILADMAGQENISALVDVAFQTGNGKYHALDDFAGEADCVIDFSNHAATQAVTSYCVKRNLPVLIASTGQTPYEMTLIREAAAKIPVFISPNMSVGVALVADIAERVAKLFGDCDIEMIEAHHNQKLDVPSGTALMLAKRLQEARPPLIPSKLGGTPFTEGGNHKKGGQEGNPAMTLNIGRHENGKRSPNEIGIHSLRYGSEVGTHEIIFSNGLETITIRHDAKNRALFANGALAAAKWLITKAPGLYGMQDFIAG; this comes from the coding sequence ATGAAGATTATCATTAACGGCGCAGGGGGGAAAATGGGACATATCCTCGCTGACATGGCCGGGCAGGAAAATATTTCAGCACTTGTTGACGTGGCATTTCAGACCGGGAACGGGAAGTATCACGCGCTTGATGACTTCGCCGGGGAAGCTGACTGCGTTATAGACTTCAGCAATCACGCCGCGACTCAGGCCGTAACATCTTACTGCGTCAAAAGAAATTTGCCCGTCCTCATCGCGTCAACAGGGCAGACACCCTACGAGATGACATTAATCCGCGAGGCCGCCGCGAAAATTCCCGTGTTCATTTCCCCGAATATGTCGGTGGGCGTTGCTCTTGTTGCTGACATTGCCGAGAGAGTCGCAAAACTTTTCGGGGACTGCGACATAGAGATGATAGAGGCTCACCACAATCAGAAATTGGACGTTCCCAGCGGCACGGCGTTAATGCTCGCGAAAAGGTTACAGGAAGCAAGACCCCCCTTAATCCCCTCTAAATTAGGGGGGACACCGTTCACGGAGGGGGGTAACCACAAAAAGGGGGGTCAGGAGGGCAACCCGGCCATGACTCTCAATATCGGACGGCACGAGAACGGCAAAAGGTCTCCGAATGAGATCGGCATTCACTCACTGCGCTACGGGTCAGAAGTCGGGACTCACGAGATAATTTTCTCCAACGGACTCGAAACGATAACGATACGGCATGACGCAAAGAACCGCGCACTGTTCGCGAACGGAGCATTAGCCGCGGCAAAATGGCTCATCACGAAAGCTCCCGGCCTCTACGGAATGCAGGACTTCATAGCGGGGTAA